The Thalassophryne amazonica chromosome 8, fThaAma1.1, whole genome shotgun sequence genome includes a window with the following:
- the fancf gene encoding Fanconi anemia group F protein has product MEAVLKNVASTTELLAVAEHSVEVEQWDKQTVLRAFQWARYCEHAYHRFAHNSTIRRLTEKQLQVTNQSLQAAFPAYMAVSFSDLGWCQYLLLVKLLNNPFLPSSILKMFFDTQSEDEDMTGFCSHIIEYKSACKVLNPVIDSLASSSALGADAEVQGAMLMARLHALLDQGHEACGAEHFLDSVLQGCEGTEEHFCLVIAAALLTGNNLAAENASEDFLLDWLQHKRSLLQRLCCALPTAHLMQLAKEHGKFRVLYSDVLKKWASAMEYSITEGEWVQIGMNSTVSFEELTQRFLALFEVCPSLREDVQKELKALKASDGDFDVRGLSVWGDLLSQINK; this is encoded by the coding sequence ATGGAGGCAGTGCTGAAGAATGTGGCGAGCACCACGGAGCTGCTGGCAGTGGCGGAGCACAGCGTCGAGGTGGAGCAGTGGGACAAACAAACCGTGCTCAGAGCCTTTCAGTGGGCTCGCTACTGTGAACACGCTTACCACAGATTTGCCCATAACTCCACAATAAGGAGGCTCACAGAGAAACAGCTGCAGGTCACAAATCAGAGTCTGCAAGCTGCTTTTCCTGCTTACATGGCAGTCTCCTTCTCTGACCTTGGCTGGTGCCAGTACTTGTTGCTCGTCAAGCTCTTAAACAACCCCTTTCTGCCGAGCTCCATCTTGAAAATGTTCTTCGacacccagagtgaggatgaggaTATGACAGGATTTTGCAGCCACATCATTGAGTATAAATCTGCATGTAAAGTCCTGAATCCAGTCATAGACTCTCTTGCCAGTAGTTCTGCTCTAGGCGCTGACGCCGAGGTGCAGGGGGCGATGCTGATGGCAAGGCTCCATGCTTTGCTGGACCAAGGCCATGAAGCCTGCGGGGCAGAACATTTTTTAGACTCTGTCCTCCAGGGATGTGAGGGAACAGAGGAGCATTTCTGTCTGGTCATCGCTGCAGCTTTGCTGACGGGGAACAACTTGGCTGCAGAAAATGCTTCAGAGGATTTTCTTTTGGACTGGCTGCAGCACAAGCGCAGCCTGCTGCAGCGTCTTTGTTGTGCACTGCCAACTGCACATCTAATGCAACTTGCCAAGGAGCACGGGAAATTCAGGGTTTTGTACTCTGATGTACTGAAAAAATGGGCTTCTGCTATGGAGTACAGTATAACTGAAGGGGAATGGGTTCAAATTGGTATGAACTCCACCGTGTCCTTTGAGGAGCTGACGCAGCGCTTTCTGGCCTTATTTGAGGTCTGTCCGTCTCTGAGGGAGGACGTGCAGAAAGAACTGAAAGCTTTGAAAGCTTCTGATGGAGACTTTGATGTCAGAGGTCTGAGTGTTTGGGGAGACCTTCTGTCACAAATAAACAAGtag